In Kineococcus sp. NBC_00420, a single genomic region encodes these proteins:
- a CDS encoding AMP-dependent synthetase/ligase, with the protein MRSSCEPPLVQPATTGNLTDCVVDTARQDPRHVSVSRKGADGTWQHITAQEFLADVTAIAKGLLAAGIHPGDRIGIMGRTSYEWTLFDVAGWFAGAVTVPVYETSSPEQIEWILSDSGCVAAVVETTENAGRIASVRERLPALRDVWTLESGAVADLRTAGEDVSDADVEHSRSLARPGDPLTMIYTSGTTGRPKGCLLTHGNFLDLARNADEAIPEVLRRQDAATLLFIPLAHVFARFIQALCLVSRIRMGHTADAKDLLPDLAGFRPTFILAVPRVFQKVFNGAEQRAASGGRFRARIFEQAALTADAWSRAIDTGGPSVALRVRHRVFDRLVYSKLRTLMGGRVEYAVSGGAPMGEHLAHFFRGVGLVVLEGYGLTETTAPLTVNRPSKIKVGTVGLPLPGTDITIAEDGEILARGVGVFHEYRGRTEETREAFADGWFRTGDLGTLDDDGYLRITGRKKEIIVTANGKNVVPSALEDRLRAHALISQAVVVGDGRHFVACLLTLDEEALPGWGANHGRPGLDLATARTDAEVLAELQKAVDRTNESVSRAESIRKFRVLADDFTVENGYLTPSLKVKRSEVLKDLADQVEALYSS; encoded by the coding sequence GTGCGGAGCAGCTGCGAGCCACCGCTCGTCCAGCCCGCCACGACCGGCAACCTGACCGACTGCGTGGTGGACACCGCGCGGCAGGACCCCCGGCACGTCAGCGTGAGCCGCAAGGGTGCGGACGGCACGTGGCAGCACATCACGGCGCAGGAGTTCCTCGCCGACGTCACCGCGATCGCGAAGGGCCTGCTGGCCGCGGGCATCCACCCCGGCGACCGGATCGGGATCATGGGCCGGACCAGCTACGAGTGGACGCTGTTCGACGTCGCCGGCTGGTTCGCGGGGGCCGTGACCGTCCCCGTCTACGAGACGAGCTCCCCGGAGCAGATCGAGTGGATCCTCTCCGACTCCGGCTGCGTGGCCGCCGTCGTGGAGACGACCGAGAACGCGGGCCGGATCGCCTCCGTCCGCGAGCGCCTCCCCGCCCTGCGCGACGTCTGGACGCTGGAGTCGGGGGCCGTCGCCGACCTGCGCACCGCGGGCGAGGACGTCAGCGACGCCGACGTCGAGCACTCCCGCTCGCTGGCCCGTCCGGGCGACCCGCTGACGATGATCTACACGTCCGGGACGACGGGCCGGCCCAAGGGCTGCCTGCTCACCCACGGCAACTTCCTCGACCTGGCCCGCAACGCCGACGAGGCCATCCCCGAGGTGCTGCGCCGCCAGGACGCGGCGACGTTGCTGTTCATCCCGCTGGCCCACGTCTTCGCCCGCTTCATCCAGGCGCTGTGCCTGGTCAGCCGGATCCGGATGGGCCACACGGCCGACGCCAAGGACCTGCTGCCGGACCTCGCCGGGTTCCGGCCCACGTTCATCCTGGCCGTGCCGCGGGTGTTCCAGAAGGTCTTCAACGGGGCCGAGCAGCGCGCCGCCTCCGGCGGGAGGTTCCGGGCGCGGATCTTCGAGCAGGCCGCGCTCACCGCGGACGCGTGGTCGCGGGCCATCGACACCGGCGGCCCGTCGGTGGCGCTGCGGGTGCGCCACCGCGTCTTCGACCGCCTGGTCTACTCCAAGCTGCGCACGCTCATGGGGGGCCGCGTCGAGTACGCCGTCTCCGGCGGTGCGCCCATGGGTGAGCACCTCGCGCACTTCTTCCGCGGCGTCGGCCTCGTCGTGCTCGAGGGCTACGGCCTCACCGAGACGACGGCCCCGCTGACGGTCAACCGCCCCTCGAAGATCAAGGTCGGAACGGTCGGGCTCCCCCTGCCGGGCACCGACATCACGATCGCCGAGGACGGCGAGATCCTGGCCCGCGGGGTCGGGGTCTTCCACGAGTACCGCGGACGGACCGAGGAGACCCGGGAGGCCTTCGCCGACGGCTGGTTCCGCACCGGCGACCTCGGCACCCTCGACGATGACGGCTACCTGCGGATCACCGGGCGCAAGAAGGAGATCATCGTCACCGCGAACGGCAAGAACGTCGTGCCGTCCGCACTGGAGGACCGGCTGCGGGCGCACGCGCTGATCTCGCAGGCCGTCGTCGTGGGCGACGGGCGCCACTTCGTGGCCTGCCTGCTGACGTTGGACGAGGAGGCGCTGCCGGGCTGGGGCGCCAACCACGGCCGACCCGGTCTCGACCTCGCGACCGCCCGCACCGACGCGGAGGTGCTGGCGGAGTTGCAGAAGGCCGTCGACCGGACCAACGAGTCGGTCAGCCGGGCGGAGTCGATCCGCAAGTTCCGGGTGCTGGCCGACGACTTCACCGTGGAGAACGGCTACCTGACCCCCTCCCTCAAGGTGAAGCGGTCGGAGGTCCTGAAGGACCTCGCCGACCAGGTCGAGGCCCTCTACTCCTCGTGA
- a CDS encoding DEDD exonuclease domain-containing protein produces the protein MSSGTTSFQSSFEDLGRPLADVTFVVVDLETTGGPPAEAGITEIGAVKVRGGQVLGEFQTLVRPTSPIPAFVQVLTGITNRMVASAPTLRQALPAFLEFAGFDRGAVLVAHNARYDVSFLVAACGLTDRDWPKPRVVDTVVLARQLVDRDEAPNNKLGSLARLFGTVTTPDHRALNDARATVDVLHALLGRVGNRGVHTIEDLTAFAATVVSKARREKKHLAVGLPSAPGVYQFRDAAGRVLYVGTSVDVHRRVSSYFTASETRPRMTEMVRAATSVVPVVCETPLEARVRELRLIAEHAPPYNRRSKTPEKVTWVKLTTDAWPRLSLVRQRREDGGDYLGPFRSARTAELAVEALHDAHPLRQCTRRIPKNPTQDGPGACVLLEIGRCGAPCLGTGRGGQDAQSYAGVVAAVRDAMHHDATTTFTRGRDRLQLLTEQQRYEEAAGARDRLEAFLHAADRSQRRAPIASAPEIVAARRSVATPGWRNGGWEVVLIRHGRLAGTCVTPRGADPMPHIAALRATGEAVPAPDAARSGLLVEETDLLLGWLEQPGVRLVSVEEDDRRPWASPVRGAGWARYHLRPGQPE, from the coding sequence ATGTCCAGCGGCACCACCAGCTTCCAGAGCAGCTTCGAGGACCTGGGCCGGCCGCTGGCGGACGTGACCTTCGTGGTCGTCGACCTCGAGACGACCGGTGGCCCCCCGGCCGAGGCCGGCATCACCGAGATCGGCGCGGTGAAGGTCCGCGGGGGCCAGGTCCTCGGCGAGTTCCAGACCCTGGTGCGCCCGACCTCCCCCATCCCCGCCTTCGTCCAGGTCCTCACGGGGATCACGAACCGGATGGTCGCCTCGGCGCCGACGCTGCGGCAGGCGCTCCCCGCGTTCCTGGAGTTCGCCGGCTTCGACCGCGGCGCGGTCCTCGTCGCGCACAACGCCCGCTACGACGTCTCGTTCCTCGTCGCCGCCTGCGGGCTCACCGACCGCGACTGGCCGAAGCCGCGGGTGGTGGACACCGTCGTCCTGGCCCGTCAGCTCGTCGACCGCGACGAGGCCCCGAACAACAAGCTCGGCTCGCTGGCCCGGTTGTTCGGCACCGTGACCACCCCGGACCACCGCGCCCTCAACGACGCCCGCGCGACGGTCGACGTCCTGCACGCGCTGCTCGGGCGGGTCGGCAACCGCGGCGTCCACACGATCGAGGACCTGACCGCGTTCGCCGCGACGGTCGTCAGCAAGGCACGCCGGGAGAAGAAGCACCTCGCCGTCGGGCTGCCCTCGGCCCCGGGGGTCTACCAGTTCCGCGACGCCGCCGGGCGGGTCCTCTACGTCGGCACGTCCGTCGACGTGCACCGGCGGGTGTCGTCCTACTTCACGGCCTCGGAGACGCGTCCGCGGATGACCGAGATGGTCCGGGCGGCGACCAGCGTCGTCCCGGTGGTCTGCGAGACACCGCTGGAGGCGAGGGTGCGCGAACTCCGGCTCATCGCCGAGCACGCCCCGCCCTACAACCGGCGGTCGAAGACCCCGGAGAAGGTGACCTGGGTCAAGCTCACCACCGACGCCTGGCCCCGCCTGTCGCTGGTGCGGCAACGGCGCGAGGACGGTGGCGACTACCTGGGCCCCTTCCGCTCGGCCCGCACCGCCGAGCTCGCCGTGGAGGCCCTGCACGACGCCCACCCGTTGCGCCAGTGCACCCGTCGCATCCCGAAGAACCCTACGCAGGACGGCCCGGGCGCCTGCGTCCTGCTCGAGATCGGTCGTTGCGGCGCGCCCTGCCTGGGCACCGGACGCGGCGGGCAGGACGCGCAGTCCTACGCCGGTGTCGTCGCGGCCGTCCGCGACGCGATGCACCACGACGCGACGACGACCTTCACCCGCGGCCGGGACCGGTTGCAGCTCCTCACCGAGCAGCAGCGCTACGAGGAGGCCGCCGGGGCCCGGGACCGCCTCGAGGCGTTCCTGCACGCCGCCGACCGTTCCCAGCGTCGCGCGCCGATCGCCTCGGCCCCCGAGATCGTCGCGGCTCGGCGCAGCGTCGCGACGCCGGGCTGGCGCAACGGCGGCTGGGAGGTCGTCCTCATCCGTCACGGCCGGCTCGCCGGGACGTGCGTGACCCCGCGGGGGGCCGACCCGATGCCGCACATCGCCGCCCTGCGGGCCACCGGCGAGGCCGTCCCCGCGCCCGACGCCGCCCGCAGCGGCCTGCTGGTGGAGGAGACCGACCTGCTGCTGGGCTGGCTCGAGCAACCGGGGGTGCGCCTGGTCAGCGTCGAGGAGGACGACCGGCGCCCCTGGGCCTCACCCGTGCGCGGCGCGGGCTGGGCGCGGTACCACCTGCGCCCGGGGCAGCCCGAGTAG
- a CDS encoding lysophospholipid acyltransferase family protein has protein sequence MPRFPVLYWPIKLLVAEPLVTAVFRPWVRGLENVPTDGPAILASNHLSAADTVLLPTVVQRRVTFIAKADLFTGRGVRGRLTKGLMHGIGQLPVDRSGGRASSAAIAGAVRVLQEGDLFGIYPEGTRSPDGRLYRGRTGVARIALASGAPVIPVAMIGTEDLLPTGRRLPRIRRVGAVFGEPLDFSRFAGRGDDQLVVRSVTDEIMYAIQKLSRQEYVDAYAERSRLRSELSRSTGVPEPPSTATGGPGGRAAPTGDAPGPDDAQH, from the coding sequence GTGCCGCGCTTTCCCGTCCTGTACTGGCCGATCAAGCTGCTGGTCGCGGAACCGCTGGTCACGGCCGTGTTCCGGCCCTGGGTCCGCGGGCTCGAGAACGTCCCCACCGACGGTCCGGCGATCCTGGCCAGCAACCACCTCTCCGCCGCGGACACCGTGCTGCTGCCGACGGTGGTCCAGCGGCGGGTCACCTTCATCGCCAAGGCGGACCTGTTCACCGGCCGCGGCGTGCGCGGCCGGCTCACCAAGGGCCTCATGCACGGGATCGGTCAACTGCCCGTCGACCGTTCCGGGGGCCGGGCGTCCTCGGCCGCCATCGCGGGGGCGGTGCGCGTCCTGCAGGAGGGCGACCTCTTCGGCATCTACCCCGAGGGGACGCGGTCACCGGACGGTCGCCTCTACCGCGGCCGCACCGGTGTCGCCCGCATCGCCCTCGCCTCGGGTGCCCCGGTGATCCCGGTCGCGATGATCGGCACGGAGGACCTGCTGCCGACCGGCCGGAGGCTGCCCCGGATCCGGCGCGTCGGCGCCGTGTTCGGGGAGCCGCTGGACTTCTCCCGCTTCGCCGGTCGGGGGGACGACCAGCTCGTCGTCCGCTCCGTCACCGACGAGATCATGTACGCGATCCAGAAGCTCTCGCGCCAGGAGTACGTCGACGCCTACGCCGAGCGCAGCCGGCTGCGCAGCGAGCTGTCCCGCAGCACCGGCGTCCCCGAACCGCCGAGCACCGCCACCGGCGGTCCGGGCGGGCGCGCCGCCCCGACCGGCGACGCGCCGGGGCCGGACGACGCGCAGCACTAG
- a CDS encoding ROK family protein, producing MVEQRAETHHHDATSTGNAVGVDIGGTKIAAGVVDHRGEIIAQTRRETPALHPEAIADAVADAIAELETTHEFGPVGVAAAGFVDAARRSVVFAPNLAWRDEPLADRLESRVARRVVVENDANAAAWAEYRFGGGLDEEGNAVADLVMLTLGTGLGGGIVSGGLLQRGANGAAAELGHVRAVPGGRACGCGNSGCWEQYVAGNALVRDARDLLRSGDADGAVLLREVGGDPDAVTGPVITRLAQAGDPGCARLLADVGRWLGEAVASFVAMLDPEVVVIGGGVSSAGDLLLAPARVSLAENLSGRTHRKPPPLRTATKGNDAGIIGAADLARV from the coding sequence ATGGTCGAGCAGCGCGCCGAGACGCACCACCACGACGCCACGAGCACCGGCAACGCCGTCGGTGTCGACATCGGGGGGACGAAGATCGCCGCCGGGGTCGTCGACCACCGCGGCGAGATCATCGCCCAGACCCGCCGGGAGACCCCGGCCCTGCACCCCGAGGCCATCGCCGACGCCGTCGCGGACGCGATCGCGGAGCTGGAGACGACCCACGAGTTCGGTCCCGTCGGCGTCGCCGCGGCCGGTTTCGTCGACGCCGCCCGGCGCAGCGTCGTCTTCGCCCCGAACCTCGCCTGGCGCGACGAACCCCTCGCCGACCGCCTGGAGTCCCGCGTGGCGCGCCGCGTCGTGGTCGAGAACGACGCGAACGCCGCCGCGTGGGCGGAGTACCGCTTCGGTGGCGGTCTCGACGAGGAGGGCAACGCGGTCGCCGACCTCGTCATGCTCACGCTCGGCACCGGCCTCGGGGGCGGGATCGTCTCCGGCGGTCTGCTGCAGCGCGGGGCCAACGGTGCCGCCGCCGAACTGGGTCACGTCCGCGCCGTCCCCGGCGGCCGGGCCTGCGGGTGCGGGAACTCCGGCTGCTGGGAGCAGTACGTCGCCGGGAACGCCCTCGTCCGCGACGCCCGCGACCTGCTCCGCTCCGGCGACGCCGACGGTGCGGTGTTGCTGCGCGAGGTCGGTGGCGACCCGGACGCGGTGACCGGTCCCGTCATCACCCGCCTCGCCCAGGCCGGTGACCCCGGCTGCGCGCGCCTGCTCGCCGACGTGGGCCGCTGGTTGGGCGAGGCCGTCGCGAGCTTCGTCGCGATGCTCGACCCCGAGGTTGTCGTCATCGGTGGCGGCGTGTCCAGCGCCGGTGACCTGCTGCTGGCCCCGGCCCGGGTGAGCCTGGCGGAGAACCTCTCCGGCCGGACCCACCGCAAGCCGCCGCCGCTGCGCACGGCGACGAAGGGCAACGACGCCGGGATCATCGGCGCCGCCGACCTCGCCCGGGTCTGA
- a CDS encoding Lrp/AsnC family transcriptional regulator — protein MITAIVNVQCDGRRIPEVAQALADLDGVSEVYSVTGDVDLVVMVRVQEHDRLADVIAGGIARVDGVVSTTTNIAFRAYSKHDLETAFALGFD, from the coding sequence GTGATCACCGCCATCGTCAACGTCCAGTGCGACGGCCGGCGCATCCCCGAGGTCGCGCAGGCGCTCGCCGACCTCGACGGGGTCAGCGAGGTCTACTCGGTGACCGGGGACGTCGACCTCGTCGTCATGGTCCGCGTGCAGGAGCACGACCGGCTGGCCGACGTCATCGCCGGCGGGATCGCGCGGGTCGACGGCGTCGTCAGCACGACGACGAACATCGCCTTCCGCGCCTACTCCAAGCACGACCTCGAGACGGCCTTCGCCCTCGGTTTCGACTGA
- a CDS encoding ROK family glucokinase: MAAPRTPRPPRRRRAPDPRRVALQQRLRQQTRRVFIGDGPAVGVDIGGTKVAAGVVDGEGNVVMQLRRDTPTTSPQGVEDTIAEVVEELAAHHDIVSVGIGAAGFVDAERATVLFAPHLAWRHEPLREAVERRIRARLGRRIGRRTIVENDANAAAWAEYRFGAGQEESRLVCVTMGTGIGGGIVNQGRVVRGRYGIAGEFGHMIVVPGGHRCECGNRGCWEQYASGNALVREARELARSNSPVAHTLLELAGGDPEAITGPLVTEAARAGDPAAVELFEDVGRWLGIGVANLAAALDPGTVVIGGGVSDAGELLLGPCREAFRRTLTGRGFRPELTIARAKLGPAAGLVGAADLSRGWG, encoded by the coding sequence ATGGCCGCACCCCGCACCCCGCGCCCGCCCCGCCGTCGGCGCGCACCCGACCCGCGACGGGTCGCGCTGCAGCAACGGCTGCGCCAGCAGACCCGCCGGGTCTTCATCGGGGACGGGCCGGCCGTCGGCGTCGACATCGGCGGGACGAAGGTCGCGGCGGGAGTCGTCGACGGCGAGGGCAACGTCGTCATGCAGTTGCGGCGCGACACGCCCACGACCAGCCCGCAGGGGGTCGAGGACACGATCGCCGAGGTCGTGGAGGAGCTCGCCGCCCACCACGACATCGTCTCCGTCGGCATCGGGGCCGCGGGTTTCGTCGACGCCGAACGCGCGACGGTGCTCTTCGCGCCGCACCTGGCCTGGCGCCACGAACCGTTGCGCGAGGCCGTCGAACGACGCATCCGCGCCCGGCTGGGTCGGCGCATCGGCCGGCGCACGATCGTCGAGAACGACGCCAACGCCGCCGCCTGGGCCGAGTACCGCTTCGGGGCCGGCCAGGAGGAGTCGCGGCTCGTCTGCGTGACGATGGGCACGGGCATCGGCGGTGGGATCGTCAACCAGGGCCGCGTGGTCCGCGGCCGCTACGGCATCGCCGGTGAGTTCGGGCACATGATCGTCGTTCCCGGTGGCCACCGCTGCGAGTGCGGCAACCGCGGCTGCTGGGAGCAGTACGCCTCGGGCAACGCACTGGTGCGCGAGGCCCGGGAGCTCGCCCGGTCGAACTCGCCCGTCGCGCACACATTGCTGGAACTCGCCGGGGGCGATCCCGAGGCGATCACCGGCCCGCTCGTCACCGAGGCCGCCCGGGCCGGCGACCCGGCCGCGGTGGAACTCTTCGAGGACGTCGGCCGCTGGCTCGGCATCGGTGTCGCGAACCTCGCCGCCGCGCTGGACCCGGGGACCGTCGTCATCGGGGGTGGGGTCTCCGACGCGGGTGAGCTCCTGCTCGGCCCCTGTCGCGAGGCGTTCCGCCGCACCCTCACGGGGCGGGGTTTCCGTCCCGAGCTCACGATCGCCCGCGCCAAGCTCGGCCCGGCGGCGGGTCTGGTGGGTGCGGCGGACCTGTCCCGCGGCTGGGGCTGA
- a CDS encoding endonuclease/exonuclease/phosphatase family protein translates to MATFNVRELLDDTVALRDLLRTAAADVVCLQEVPTFGPVAHRLGDLAADTGLWLAAWGRAGAGTAVLTAARVDVRAGAVRELPTARWRGRRPVRRRGTAEAVVRVPLGGGWSREVLVRSVHLGLEAGERSDHVARLLPATPVPGSCGPWSDAPLVMAGDLNEEPGGAVHQRFSTVLADAAEVAGRPFPTFPARAPRRRLDLVLVDRRLSVTGVSTPPGNAAAATDHLAVVADLLVPAG, encoded by the coding sequence GTGGCGACGTTCAACGTGCGTGAACTGCTCGACGACACCGTCGCGCTGCGCGACCTGCTGCGCACCGCGGCGGCCGACGTCGTGTGCCTGCAGGAGGTCCCCACGTTCGGTCCGGTCGCCCACCGCCTCGGCGACCTCGCCGCCGACACCGGCCTGTGGCTCGCGGCGTGGGGTCGGGCCGGTGCGGGGACGGCGGTACTCACCGCCGCCCGCGTCGACGTGCGGGCCGGCGCGGTGCGGGAACTGCCGACCGCCCGCTGGCGGGGGCGCAGGCCGGTGCGGCGCCGGGGAACCGCCGAGGCCGTCGTCCGCGTCCCGCTGGGTGGGGGGTGGTCGCGGGAGGTGCTGGTGCGCAGCGTCCACCTCGGCCTGGAGGCCGGGGAGCGTTCCGACCACGTAGCCCGGCTGCTGCCCGCGACCCCCGTCCCGGGGTCCTGCGGGCCGTGGTCCGACGCGCCCCTGGTGATGGCGGGGGACCTCAACGAAGAACCCGGCGGAGCGGTCCACCAGCGGTTCTCGACGGTGCTCGCGGACGCGGCCGAGGTCGCGGGCCGCCCCTTCCCGACCTTCCCGGCGCGGGCACCGCGCAGGCGGCTGGACCTGGTCCTCGTCGATCGCCGGCTGAGCGTCACCGGGGTCAGCACCCCGCCGGGGAACGCGGCCGCAGCCACCGACCACCTGGCGGTCGTCGCCGACCTGCTCGTCCCGGCCGGTTGA
- a CDS encoding glycosyltransferase family 4 protein, which translates to MSTLVVTNDFPPRTGGIESFVHAVVRRLPAFGDGDAARVVVHTARQRGDTAVDAELAARGIVVVRDPSPLMVPTPGIVRRVQRTAREHDADRVWFGAAAPLGLMAPALRTAGVRRTVATTHGHEVWWSSLPGSRSALRRIGEGNDTVTYLGDWCRSRIERPLTVAARSRMRRLTPGVDAEVFRPDPAARERVRAEFGLGQRPVVVCVSRIVARKGQDVLVRALPEIRRRVPGAALLIVGDGPHRGAVEALARRSGVSGDVVFTGSVPWDRTPEYYAAGDVFCMPTRTRLGGLEPEALGICYLEAAACGLPVVAGDSGGAPDALLDGVNGHVVDGRSSAEVAAAVAGLLQDRRTAEAFGAAGREWVSRRWGWEEQARRLADLLAGTDVPPDPAERRD; encoded by the coding sequence GTGAGCACGCTCGTCGTCACCAACGACTTCCCGCCGCGGACCGGGGGGATCGAGTCGTTCGTCCACGCCGTCGTCCGCCGCCTGCCCGCCTTCGGCGACGGCGACGCGGCCCGGGTCGTCGTGCACACCGCCCGCCAGCGGGGTGACACCGCCGTGGACGCGGAGCTGGCCGCGCGGGGGATCGTCGTGGTCCGCGACCCGTCCCCGCTGATGGTGCCCACCCCGGGCATCGTGCGGCGGGTGCAGCGCACGGCCCGCGAGCACGACGCCGACCGGGTCTGGTTCGGGGCGGCGGCCCCGCTGGGGCTGATGGCGCCCGCGCTGCGCACGGCCGGGGTGCGGCGCACGGTCGCGACGACGCACGGCCACGAGGTGTGGTGGTCCAGCCTGCCCGGATCCCGCTCGGCCCTGCGCCGGATCGGGGAGGGCAACGACACCGTCACCTACCTCGGCGACTGGTGCCGCTCGCGCATCGAGCGACCGCTCACCGTCGCCGCGAGGTCCCGGATGCGCCGGCTCACCCCGGGCGTCGACGCGGAGGTGTTCCGTCCCGACCCCGCGGCCCGGGAGCGGGTGCGCGCCGAGTTCGGCCTGGGGCAGCGCCCCGTCGTCGTCTGCGTCTCGCGGATCGTCGCCCGCAAGGGCCAGGACGTCCTGGTCCGGGCGCTCCCCGAGATCCGGCGGCGGGTGCCGGGCGCGGCGCTGCTGATCGTCGGCGACGGTCCGCACCGCGGGGCGGTGGAGGCGCTCGCCCGGCGCTCGGGGGTGTCCGGGGACGTCGTCTTCACCGGGTCGGTCCCGTGGGACCGGACGCCGGAGTACTACGCCGCCGGTGACGTCTTCTGCATGCCGACCCGCACCCGCCTCGGCGGGCTGGAACCCGAGGCCCTCGGCATCTGCTACCTCGAGGCCGCCGCCTGCGGGTTGCCCGTCGTGGCGGGGGACTCCGGGGGAGCCCCGGACGCCCTCCTCGACGGGGTGAACGGTCACGTCGTCGACGGCCGCTCCAGCGCTGAGGTGGCCGCCGCGGTCGCTGGCCTGTTGCAGGACAGGAGGACCGCCGAGGCGTTCGGTGCCGCGGGACGCGAGTGGGTCAGCCGTCGCTGGGGCTGGGAGGAGCAGGCACGTCGACTGGCCGACCTGCTGGCCGGGACCGACGTTCCGCCCGACCCGGCGGAACGGCGGGACTGA
- the trpD gene encoding anthranilate phosphoribosyltransferase, with protein MTTPAAPTWSGLLTELMAGRDLALEQASWAMDQVMRGEANDVQLAGFLVALRAKGETSAELTGLAEAMLSHAVPLEVPGPIVDLVGTGGDRAHTVNISTMASLVLAGAGHRVVKHGNRAASSSSGSADVLEALGVRLDLPPQRVGQLAVEVGITFCFAQVFHPAMRFAAGARSGLGVPTAFNVLGPLTNPARAGACAIGVADRRIAPLVAGVLAGRRTSALVFRGEDGLDELTSTGPARIWVVSGGQVTETVLDAVAELGLAPSTLADLRGADAAYNAGVARSLLAGARGPVRDAVVLNAAAAMVAAGVRAAGSTAVDPAPALVDHLAEGMRRAEAALDSGAAADVLDRWVRASAA; from the coding sequence ATGACCACCCCCGCCGCACCCACGTGGTCCGGGCTGCTGACCGAGCTGATGGCCGGTCGCGACCTCGCCCTGGAGCAGGCGTCGTGGGCCATGGACCAGGTGATGCGCGGCGAGGCCAACGACGTCCAGCTGGCGGGCTTCCTCGTGGCCCTGCGCGCCAAGGGTGAGACCAGCGCCGAGCTGACCGGGCTGGCCGAGGCCATGCTGAGCCACGCCGTGCCGTTGGAGGTCCCCGGCCCGATCGTCGACCTCGTCGGCACCGGTGGGGACCGCGCGCACACGGTGAACATCTCGACCATGGCCTCGCTGGTGCTCGCCGGAGCCGGCCACCGCGTCGTCAAGCACGGCAACCGGGCCGCCTCGTCCTCCTCCGGCTCCGCCGACGTGCTCGAGGCGCTCGGGGTCCGGCTCGACCTGCCGCCGCAGCGGGTCGGCCAGCTCGCCGTCGAGGTCGGGATCACGTTCTGCTTCGCCCAGGTCTTCCACCCCGCCATGCGCTTCGCCGCCGGTGCCCGCAGCGGCCTCGGGGTCCCGACGGCCTTCAACGTCCTCGGCCCGCTGACCAACCCGGCGCGGGCGGGTGCCTGCGCCATCGGGGTCGCCGACCGCCGGATCGCCCCGCTCGTGGCCGGCGTCCTGGCCGGCCGGCGGACCTCGGCGCTGGTCTTCCGCGGCGAGGACGGGCTCGACGAGCTCACGAGCACGGGGCCGGCCCGGATCTGGGTCGTGAGCGGCGGCCAGGTCACCGAGACGGTGCTCGACGCCGTCGCAGAGCTCGGGCTGGCGCCGTCGACGCTGGCCGACCTGCGCGGCGCGGACGCGGCCTACAACGCGGGCGTGGCCCGCAGCCTGCTCGCGGGAGCCCGGGGTCCGGTGCGCGACGCCGTCGTCCTCAACGCGGCCGCGGCGATGGTCGCGGCCGGGGTGCGGGCCGCGGGCTCCACCGCCGTCGACCCCGCGCCCGCGCTCGTCGACCACCTCGCCGAGGGGATGCGGCGGGCCGAGGCCGCGCTGGACTCCGGCGCGGCGGCCGACGTGCTCGACCGGTGGGTCCGCGCCAGCGCGGCCTGA
- a CDS encoding 6-phosphofructokinase, with protein MRVGILTGGGDCPGLNAVIRAAVLAGTQRHGMEFVGFLDGWRGVLDGDTVPLDEETVRPLLTIGGTILGSSRTNPLADGVDDGVARVRKQLTALEVDALLAIGGEDTLGVATALHAAGIPVVGAPKTIDDDLSATDATFGFDTAVQTAVDACDRLATTGASHHRAMIVEVMGRHAGWIALHTGMAAGAHVTILPEEDPDLDAVADVTRSVLARGQAPLIVVSEGAKVHGEEAAKNAPRDAFGHAQLGGAGDALEHELLARVPGLSTRVTVLGHLLRGGTPSAADRILATRFGLSAIEALASGNLGTMASLHGVEVHQVPLAEATGVLRTVPDARRAETAGVRW; from the coding sequence ATGCGGGTCGGGATCCTCACCGGGGGCGGCGACTGCCCCGGACTGAACGCGGTCATCCGGGCGGCGGTGCTGGCCGGGACGCAACGGCACGGGATGGAGTTCGTCGGGTTCCTCGACGGCTGGCGCGGGGTCCTCGACGGGGACACCGTTCCCCTCGACGAGGAGACCGTCAGACCGCTGCTGACCATCGGCGGCACGATCCTCGGCTCCTCGCGGACGAACCCGCTGGCCGACGGCGTCGACGACGGCGTCGCCCGGGTCCGCAAGCAGCTGACGGCGCTCGAGGTGGACGCGCTGCTGGCCATCGGCGGCGAGGACACCCTCGGCGTCGCCACGGCCCTGCACGCCGCGGGCATCCCGGTCGTGGGCGCCCCCAAGACCATCGACGACGACCTGTCGGCCACCGACGCGACGTTCGGGTTCGACACCGCGGTGCAGACCGCCGTCGACGCCTGCGACCGCCTCGCCACCACCGGCGCGAGCCACCACCGGGCGATGATCGTGGAGGTGATGGGCCGTCACGCCGGCTGGATCGCGCTGCACACCGGGATGGCGGCCGGCGCGCACGTCACGATCCTGCCCGAGGAGGATCCCGACCTCGACGCCGTCGCCGACGTGACGCGTTCCGTCCTGGCCCGCGGTCAGGCACCCCTCATCGTCGTCAGCGAGGGCGCGAAGGTCCACGGCGAGGAAGCCGCGAAGAACGCCCCGCGGGACGCCTTCGGACACGCCCAGCTCGGCGGGGCCGGCGACGCCTTGGAGCACGAGCTCCTCGCCCGCGTCCCGGGGTTGTCGACGCGGGTCACCGTCCTGGGCCACCTGCTGCGGGGCGGGACCCCGTCGGCGGCCGACCGGATCCTCGCGACGCGGTTCGGGCTGTCGGCGATCGAGGCGCTCGCGAGCGGGAACCTGGGCACGATGGCGTCCCTGCACGGGGTCGAGGTCCACCAGGTGCCGCTGGCCGAGGCCACCGGGGTGTTGCGCACGGTGCCCGACGCGCGACGGGCCGAGACGGCCGGCGTCCGGTGGTGA